A window from Pseudomonadota bacterium encodes these proteins:
- a CDS encoding branched-chain amino acid ABC transporter permease, with protein sequence MELGPHLVLALLESAVSTAVLALTAIGLALVFGIMRVVNVAHGEFFMLGAVFAWWIADTLTGWSPAVGFVLALLFSPVIVGAVAYASDRIVISRVQYDPERTIVATVGLLYIFQQVSLMTFGPDARPVEPPFNTRLAIPWFEHTESGWSIYWPWGLSITSYKLAVIATAVVLLIGVWLVLTRTKLGLIMRATQQDKDIAQAFGIRIERVYALVFASGGALAALGAVLIVPIQQAHYLMGGDPLLLSFIVVILGGLGSLSGTLLAAAIIGLGNGMIAVFFSPTLAKILATLLVAMVLIWRPHGLFARASR encoded by the coding sequence ATGGAACTTGGACCGCACCTGGTTCTCGCGCTGCTCGAAAGTGCCGTGTCGACGGCCGTGCTTGCGCTGACCGCCATCGGGCTGGCACTGGTGTTCGGCATCATGCGCGTGGTCAATGTGGCGCACGGCGAATTCTTCATGCTCGGCGCCGTGTTCGCCTGGTGGATCGCCGACACGCTCACCGGCTGGTCGCCGGCCGTCGGCTTCGTGCTGGCGCTGCTGTTCAGCCCGGTGATCGTCGGCGCCGTGGCCTACGCCTCCGATCGCATCGTGATCAGCCGCGTGCAGTACGACCCCGAGCGCACCATCGTCGCCACCGTCGGCCTGCTCTACATCTTTCAACAGGTCTCGTTGATGACCTTCGGCCCCGATGCGCGGCCGGTCGAGCCGCCGTTCAACACGCGACTCGCGATCCCGTGGTTCGAACACACCGAGTCCGGTTGGAGCATCTACTGGCCCTGGGGGCTCAGCATCACCAGCTACAAACTGGCAGTGATCGCGACCGCGGTTGTGCTCCTGATCGGCGTGTGGCTCGTGCTGACACGGACCAAGCTTGGCTTGATCATGCGGGCGACACAGCAGGACAAGGACATCGCCCAGGCGTTCGGCATCCGCATCGAACGCGTGTATGCCCTGGTGTTTGCCAGTGGCGGTGCACTCGCCGCGCTCGGTGCGGTCTTGATCGTGCCGATCCAGCAAGCCCACTACCTGATGGGCGGCGACCCCTTGCTGCTGTCGTTCATCGTCGTGATTCTCGGTGGGCTCGGGAGCCTCTCGGGCACCCTGCTCGCCGCGGCCATCATCGGCCTGGGCAATGGCATGATCGCGGTGTTTTTCTCCCCCACGCTGGCCAAGATCCTGGCCACGTTGTTGGTCGCCATGGTGCTGATCTGGCGCCCGCACGGGTTGTTCGCGAGGGCGAGCCGATGA
- a CDS encoding branched-chain amino acid ABC transporter permease, translating to MNSRRSVVFTVGTLLALFALVMLLPEYHQGNFARIMVLACFACAYNITFGYTGLLSLGHAMFFAAGLYGLGLGVQVWGASAGGGLVLGLLCGLGLSLAVGLLALRTTGVSFMIVTLMFSQAFFLTVLLFGEYTRGDEGFVIARERRQLFGVDLSNDGTRVVCAWLLLSVCVLLCQWCVRSRLGKVLIAIRENEERTRMLGYDVFRAKLHAVCISGTLSALAGAAYALLFGYAGATFASVQYSIFPLLWVLLGGAGTLLGPLVGTTLMFYLIDISSGLTSAYMLIAGVTLVLLTLFVPEGIVGTLRRRVAPWIQ from the coding sequence ATGAACTCGCGCCGCTCAGTCGTGTTCACCGTGGGCACGTTGCTCGCACTGTTCGCGCTGGTCATGCTCCTGCCCGAATACCACCAGGGCAACTTCGCCCGCATCATGGTGCTCGCCTGCTTCGCGTGCGCCTACAACATCACCTTCGGCTACACCGGCCTGTTGAGCCTCGGACACGCGATGTTCTTTGCCGCCGGCCTGTACGGTCTGGGGCTTGGCGTGCAGGTCTGGGGCGCGTCCGCCGGCGGCGGGCTGGTGCTTGGCCTGCTCTGCGGACTCGGCTTGTCGCTGGCGGTTGGCCTGTTGGCCCTGCGCACCACAGGTGTCTCGTTCATGATCGTGACGCTGATGTTCTCGCAGGCGTTTTTCCTCACCGTCCTGCTGTTTGGCGAGTACACGCGCGGCGACGAGGGCTTCGTGATCGCGCGCGAACGCCGGCAGTTGTTCGGCGTCGACTTGTCGAACGACGGCACCCGCGTGGTGTGCGCCTGGCTGCTGCTGAGTGTGTGTGTGCTGCTCTGCCAATGGTGTGTTCGCAGCCGACTCGGCAAGGTGCTGATTGCGATCCGCGAAAACGAGGAGCGGACCCGCATGTTGGGTTACGACGTGTTCCGCGCCAAACTCCACGCGGTGTGCATCTCCGGCACGCTCTCGGCGCTTGCAGGTGCGGCCTACGCCCTCCTGTTCGGCTACGCCGGCGCCACCTTCGCGTCGGTGCAATACTCGATCTTTCCACTGTTGTGGGTGTTGCTCGGCGGCGCCGGCACCCTGCTCGGGCCACTGGTCGGCACCACGCTGATGTTCTACCTGATCGACATCAGCAGCGGGCTGACATCGGCCTACATGCTGATCGCCGGCGTGACGCTCGTGCTGCTCACCCTGTTCGTGCCCGAGGGTATCGTCGGCACGTTGCGTCGGCGCGTCGCCCCGTGGATTCAGTGA
- a CDS encoding ABC transporter ATP-binding protein yields the protein MALLEARGLNKAFGGLRATDNVDLSVEPGTIHALIGPNGAGKSTLVNQLSGRIAPDSGTVHLQGDDITHLPAHQRVQRGLAYTFQITSVFPNMTLAANVEIAALVHQPDDRAVEAAVFKALDTVGLLERRDQLAGDLAYGHQRLLEIALGIVQEPALLILDEPTQGLGDAEVAWFVDLLKQLRGDTTLLLIEHNMDVVMACADTITVLQFGAVIASGDPASIQSNDAVQAAYLGG from the coding sequence ATGGCATTGCTTGAAGCCCGGGGATTGAACAAAGCCTTTGGCGGCCTCAGGGCCACCGACAACGTCGACCTGTCGGTCGAGCCCGGCACGATCCACGCGCTGATTGGCCCGAACGGCGCAGGCAAATCCACGCTGGTCAATCAGTTGAGCGGGCGCATCGCGCCCGACAGCGGTACCGTGCACCTGCAGGGCGACGACATCACCCACCTGCCCGCGCACCAACGCGTCCAGCGCGGCTTAGCCTACACCTTTCAGATCACCTCGGTGTTCCCTAACATGACGCTCGCCGCCAACGTCGAGATCGCCGCCCTGGTGCACCAGCCCGACGACCGGGCCGTCGAGGCCGCCGTGTTCAAGGCGCTGGACACGGTCGGGTTGCTCGAGCGACGCGACCAGCTCGCCGGCGACCTCGCCTACGGGCACCAGCGCCTGCTCGAGATCGCACTCGGCATCGTGCAGGAACCGGCACTGCTGATTCTCGACGAGCCGACGCAGGGCCTCGGCGACGCCGAAGTGGCGTGGTTTGTCGACTTGCTGAAGCAGCTCCGCGGCGACACCACGCTGCTGCTGATCGAGCACAATATGGACGTTGTCATGGCCTGCGCAGACACGATCACGGTGTTGCAATTCGGCGCCGTGATCGCCAGCGGTGATCCGGCGAGCATTCAATCCAACGACGCTGTACAGGCAGCGTACCTCGGAGGCTGA
- a CDS encoding ABC transporter ATP-binding protein: protein MLTLDGIAAAYGRVRVLHDVSVALDAGEVVCVLGRNGAGKTSTMKAIMGLLPLVDGAISVDGTRMDTLSADQVVQHRVAYTPQGRRLFPELTVRENLEIGLMARKRDADTLDWVLELFPQLSERLDQLANTLSGGEQQMAAIGRALCTQPRYLLLDEPTEGLQPSMVALIRDVVKQLAGEGVGILMVEQRFDAVLTTADRVVFIENGYSRDTVDASVLQNDRSLLDTYLGV from the coding sequence GTGTTGACGCTCGACGGTATCGCCGCGGCCTACGGTCGCGTCCGGGTGTTGCACGACGTGTCGGTGGCGCTGGACGCCGGCGAAGTCGTCTGTGTGCTCGGCCGCAACGGTGCTGGTAAGACGTCGACGATGAAAGCCATCATGGGTCTGCTGCCGCTGGTCGACGGTGCGATCTCGGTCGATGGCACGCGCATGGACACGCTCTCGGCCGATCAGGTGGTACAACACCGAGTCGCCTACACACCGCAGGGACGGCGTCTCTTCCCGGAACTCACGGTGCGCGAGAACCTCGAGATCGGCCTGATGGCGCGCAAGCGGGATGCCGACACACTCGATTGGGTGCTCGAGCTGTTCCCGCAGCTGAGCGAACGTCTCGATCAGCTGGCCAACACGCTGTCGGGCGGCGAGCAGCAGATGGCTGCGATCGGCCGGGCTCTGTGCACCCAGCCTCGCTACCTGTTGCTTGACGAGCCCACCGAGGGCCTGCAACCGTCGATGGTGGCGCTGATCCGCGACGTGGTGAAACAGCTTGCCGGTGAAGGCGTCGGCATCCTGATGGTGGAGCAGCGCTTCGACGCGGTCCTGACCACTGCCGACCGCGTCGTGTTCATCGAGAACGGCTACAGCCGTGACACCGTCGACGCTTCAGTCTTGCAGAACGACCGCTCCCTGCTCGACACCTATCTCGGCGTCTGA
- a CDS encoding MarR family transcriptional regulator produces MSGSYLLDEQIGFALRLAGQRHTAIFQEIIEDELTPTQFSTLIRLSEVGASSQNHLGRLVGMDVATTKGVVDRLRKKNLISSVVDETDVRRRKIQLTDEGAVLVNRLKRRGKEITRQTLEPLDNSERATLLALLKKIS; encoded by the coding sequence ATGAGCGGAAGCTACCTACTCGACGAGCAAATCGGCTTTGCACTCCGACTGGCGGGTCAGCGGCACACCGCGATTTTCCAGGAGATAATCGAGGATGAACTGACGCCCACTCAATTCTCGACGCTGATCCGTTTGAGTGAAGTCGGTGCCAGCTCGCAGAACCACTTGGGGCGCCTGGTGGGTATGGACGTCGCCACGACCAAAGGTGTGGTAGACCGCTTGCGCAAAAAGAACCTGATCTCGAGTGTCGTCGACGAGACCGACGTGCGCCGCCGGAAGATTCAACTCACGGACGAGGGCGCGGTGCTGGTCAATCGACTCAAACGGCGCGGCAAGGAAATCACCCGCCAAACGCTCGAGCCGCTCGACAACAGTGAGCGGGCCACCTTACTCGCGCTGCTGAAGAAGATCTCCTGA
- the pncA gene encoding bifunctional nicotinamidase/pyrazinamidase: MTEHTALIIVDMQNDFCPGGALAVAGGDEIVDEINSLQADYATVVATQDWHPAGHGSFASSHGADPFSTTTLFYGEQVLWPDHCVIGTEGAAFHAGLDLDRVGAIIRKGSNPAIDSYSAFFENDKRTPTGLHGFLQERSVSSLVMVGLATDFCVAYSALDAARLGYAVTVRTSACRAIDMNGETLASATVQMHQAGVSVI, translated from the coding sequence ATGACGGAACATACGGCGTTGATCATTGTGGATATGCAAAACGATTTCTGTCCGGGCGGCGCATTGGCCGTGGCCGGTGGCGACGAGATCGTCGACGAGATCAACAGTCTGCAGGCGGACTATGCAACCGTGGTAGCGACCCAGGACTGGCATCCGGCAGGCCACGGCTCCTTTGCCAGCAGCCACGGTGCCGACCCGTTCTCGACGACCACGCTTTTTTACGGCGAACAGGTGCTCTGGCCTGACCACTGCGTGATCGGAACGGAGGGCGCGGCGTTTCACGCCGGACTCGACCTCGACCGTGTCGGGGCCATCATCCGCAAGGGCAGCAACCCTGCGATCGACAGCTATTCAGCCTTCTTCGAAAACGACAAACGCACGCCGACCGGTCTGCACGGCTTCTTGCAGGAGCGTTCGGTGTCGTCGTTGGTGATGGTGGGCCTCGCGACGGATTTCTGTGTCGCCTACTCGGCGCTCGATGCGGCTCGGTTGGGCTACGCGGTCACTGTGCGAACCAGCGCTTGCCGTGCCATCGACATGAACGGCGAAACGCTGGCCAGTGCCACCGTGCAGATGCATCAAGCAGGTGTTTCGGTCATCTGA
- the leuS gene encoding leucine--tRNA ligase codes for MQAEINVRAVERDAQAYWHTHASFAVSEDSNKPKYYCLSMLPYPSGKLHMGHVRNYTIGDVISRYRRMNGYNVLQPMGWDAFGMPAENAAIERGRQPAEWTYANIDYMKQQMQALGFGFDWAREVTTCKPDYYRWEQWFFTELLKRGDAYRKNGEVNWCETDQTVLANEQVEDGCCWRCGNPVERREIAQWYLRITDYAQELLDGLDTIDWPDMVKTMQRNWIGRSEGVEFDWSLPAQDATVRVYTTRPDTIMGVTFMAVAAEHPVAQAVAEQNPAVAAFIAECKRTGTSEAVIEKLEKKGMALGVDVTHPVSGQPVPVWVGNYVLMSYGGGAVMGVPGHDQRDHDFARTYGIPIVQVVDAADGSVNVEDEAFITKGDTVLVNSGAFDGLDHDAALAATADYLVEHANGERKVNYRMRDWLVSRQRYWGTPIPVVYDAAGEAYPVPAEDLPVVLPEDVHFEGVTSPLQKDEAFLGATLPDGTPGRRETDTFDTFFQSSWYYARYCCPGANGMLDERANHWLSIDQYIGGIEHAVMHLLYFRYFHKLMRDMGLVDSDEPALRYLPQGMVVSETFYREDTAGKKTYFAPNEVALSRDSRGAIVGATLLEDGDAVTVGKIQKMSKSKNNGVDPQEMIDRYGADTVRLFTMFASPPDQSLEWKEAGVEGMHRFIKRLWRAVHNHVTEGGEQPVAALDVNLCSDDDRALRAKTHSTIKKVSDDIGRRYTFNTAIAAVMELVNEIGRFKGEGAQAHAVVREALQTAVALLSPITPHTAHALWPAIGGEGAAVDIAWPEADESALVADTVSMVVQVNGKVRGQIEVPTDTDNDTIEQTAKAEEGVQRHLEGKTVRKVIVVKGRLVNIVVG; via the coding sequence ATGCAAGCCGAAATCAACGTCCGCGCGGTCGAGCGCGACGCGCAGGCCTACTGGCACACCCACGCGTCCTTCGCCGTCAGCGAGGACTCGAACAAGCCGAAGTACTATTGCCTGAGCATGTTGCCCTATCCCAGCGGCAAGCTGCACATGGGCCACGTCCGCAACTACACCATCGGCGACGTCATCAGCCGGTACCGTCGGATGAACGGCTACAACGTGCTCCAGCCGATGGGCTGGGACGCGTTCGGCATGCCGGCAGAGAACGCCGCCATCGAGCGGGGCCGACAGCCCGCCGAGTGGACCTACGCCAACATCGACTACATGAAGCAGCAGATGCAGGCACTCGGTTTCGGTTTCGACTGGGCGCGCGAGGTCACCACCTGCAAACCCGACTACTACCGCTGGGAGCAATGGTTCTTCACCGAGCTGCTCAAGCGGGGAGACGCCTACCGCAAGAACGGTGAGGTGAATTGGTGCGAGACCGACCAGACCGTGCTTGCCAACGAGCAGGTCGAGGACGGCTGCTGCTGGCGCTGTGGCAACCCGGTCGAGCGCCGCGAGATTGCCCAGTGGTACCTGCGCATCACCGATTACGCACAGGAACTGCTCGACGGACTCGACACGATCGATTGGCCCGACATGGTCAAGACGATGCAGCGCAACTGGATCGGCCGTTCCGAAGGCGTCGAGTTCGATTGGTCCCTGCCGGCGCAGGACGCTACCGTGCGCGTCTACACGACCCGCCCCGACACCATCATGGGTGTCACCTTCATGGCGGTGGCCGCCGAGCACCCGGTTGCCCAGGCGGTCGCCGAGCAGAACCCGGCCGTGGCCGCGTTCATTGCCGAGTGCAAGCGCACCGGCACATCAGAGGCGGTGATCGAAAAACTGGAAAAGAAAGGCATGGCACTGGGAGTCGATGTGACACACCCGGTGTCCGGCCAACCGGTGCCGGTCTGGGTCGGCAACTACGTGTTGATGAGCTACGGTGGCGGTGCCGTGATGGGGGTGCCCGGGCACGACCAGCGCGACCACGACTTTGCCCGCACGTACGGCATCCCGATCGTGCAGGTGGTCGATGCGGCCGACGGCTCGGTGAACGTGGAAGACGAGGCCTTTATCACCAAGGGTGACACGGTGCTGGTCAACTCCGGCGCGTTCGACGGACTGGACCACGACGCCGCCCTCGCGGCGACCGCGGACTACCTTGTGGAACACGCCAACGGCGAGCGCAAGGTCAACTACCGCATGCGCGATTGGCTGGTGTCACGCCAGCGCTATTGGGGCACGCCGATCCCGGTCGTGTACGACGCGGCGGGCGAAGCCTACCCGGTGCCGGCGGAAGACTTGCCGGTGGTCTTGCCCGAAGACGTGCACTTCGAGGGTGTGACCTCGCCGCTGCAGAAGGACGAGGCCTTTCTCGGTGCCACGCTGCCCGACGGCACGCCGGGCCGCCGCGAAACCGACACCTTCGACACCTTCTTTCAGTCGAGCTGGTACTACGCCCGCTATTGTTGTCCCGGTGCCAACGGGATGCTCGACGAGCGCGCGAACCACTGGCTTTCGATCGACCAGTACATCGGTGGTATCGAGCACGCGGTGATGCACCTGCTGTACTTCCGCTACTTCCACAAACTCATGCGAGACATGGGTCTGGTTGATTCCGACGAACCGGCCTTGCGCTACCTGCCACAGGGTATGGTGGTGTCCGAAACCTTCTACCGCGAGGACACGGCTGGCAAGAAGACCTACTTCGCGCCGAACGAAGTGGCGTTGTCACGCGACAGCCGTGGTGCCATCGTCGGCGCGACCTTGCTCGAAGACGGTGACGCGGTCACCGTGGGCAAGATCCAGAAGATGTCGAAGTCGAAGAACAATGGCGTTGACCCGCAGGAGATGATCGACCGCTATGGCGCCGACACCGTACGGCTCTTCACCATGTTTGCCTCGCCCCCGGACCAATCGCTCGAATGGAAAGAAGCGGGCGTGGAGGGCATGCACCGGTTCATCAAGCGGCTCTGGCGGGCGGTGCACAACCATGTGACAGAGGGCGGGGAGCAGCCGGTGGCTGCGCTCGACGTCAACCTGTGTTCGGACGACGACAGGGCTTTGCGCGCAAAGACGCACAGCACCATCAAGAAAGTGTCCGACGACATCGGCCGACGCTACACCTTCAACACCGCGATTGCCGCCGTCATGGAGCTGGTCAACGAGATCGGGCGCTTCAAGGGCGAGGGCGCCCAGGCCCACGCGGTCGTGCGCGAGGCTCTGCAAACGGCCGTCGCACTGCTGTCGCCGATCACACCGCACACCGCTCACGCGCTGTGGCCGGCCATCGGCGGCGAGGGCGCAGCGGTGGACATCGCGTGGCCCGAAGCCGACGAATCGGCGCTCGTGGCCGACACGGTCAGCATGGTTGTGCAGGTCAACGGCAAGGTGCGTGGGCAGATCGAAGTGCCCACTGACACCGACAACGACACCATCGAGCAGACCGCCAAGGCCGAGGAGGGGGTGCAACGCCACCTCGAGGGCAAGACGGTGCGCAAGGTCATTGTCGTGAAGGGTCGGCTGGTCAATATCGTCGTCGGCTAG
- a CDS encoding FAD-dependent monooxygenase, with amino-acid sequence MASEPFDVAVVGGGLVGASLVHALSATALRMVWIDRRALSSSVEDPRSTALALASQRLLDALGLWDEIADDTCAIRSVHVSQQHHFGSVLLTAEDMAVPALGYVAPNRALAAAFGDRIAGADRVTVMSPDTVRAFTQSEDGTRLELDSGETVYSRLVVAADGAQSALREAAGIGLKRDIRFDQHAVVTEVTGRGWPAGRAWERFCNFGPLALLPLDADTLSVVYTVPDTQLDGVLSASDDAFLADIQARAGFVGRFEAVSQRAHFPLVSVEAEASWRQRLVLLGNAVRTLHPVAGQGFNLALRDALTLAELLGEFAPGQDPAAEHIARRYQGLRRVDQVATRAGTEAFARLFRGDSTLLGHLRGAGLVLTDRAAPLRRRLARQFMGLAGRLPRVPDPV; translated from the coding sequence TTGGCGAGTGAGCCTTTCGACGTCGCCGTGGTCGGCGGCGGGCTGGTTGGTGCCAGTCTGGTACACGCGCTGTCCGCGACCGCACTGCGGATGGTGTGGATCGACCGTCGTGCCCTGTCGAGCAGTGTCGAGGACCCCCGCAGCACGGCACTGGCACTGGCCTCGCAGCGGTTGCTCGACGCCCTGGGTCTCTGGGACGAGATCGCCGACGACACCTGCGCCATCCGCTCCGTGCACGTGTCTCAGCAGCACCACTTTGGCTCCGTCCTGCTGACCGCTGAGGACATGGCGGTGCCGGCGCTGGGCTACGTCGCGCCCAACCGAGCCCTGGCGGCGGCATTTGGCGACCGGATCGCCGGGGCCGATCGGGTGACCGTCATGAGCCCGGACACCGTTCGTGCCTTCACTCAATCCGAAGACGGTACCCGGCTCGAACTCGACAGCGGCGAAACCGTGTACAGCCGTCTCGTGGTGGCGGCCGACGGGGCGCAGTCCGCGCTGCGGGAGGCTGCCGGCATCGGTCTCAAGCGCGATATCCGTTTCGATCAACACGCCGTGGTGACCGAGGTGACCGGCCGGGGTTGGCCCGCCGGCCGCGCCTGGGAGCGTTTCTGCAATTTCGGTCCCCTGGCGTTGTTGCCGCTCGACGCAGACACGCTGTCAGTCGTCTACACCGTGCCGGATACCCAGCTCGACGGCGTGCTCTCGGCGAGCGACGACGCGTTTCTCGCCGATATCCAGGCGCGTGCCGGCTTCGTCGGCCGCTTCGAGGCGGTGTCGCAGCGCGCGCATTTCCCACTGGTCTCGGTCGAGGCCGAAGCGAGCTGGCGGCAGCGCCTGGTGTTGCTTGGCAACGCCGTGCGTACCCTGCACCCGGTCGCCGGGCAGGGCTTCAACCTGGCGCTGCGCGACGCCCTGACCCTCGCGGAGCTGCTCGGCGAATTCGCGCCGGGCCAGGACCCGGCAGCAGAGCACATCGCCCGGCGTTACCAGGGGCTGCGCCGGGTGGACCAAGTGGCCACGCGCGCGGGTACCGAGGCCTTTGCCCGGCTGTTTCGGGGTGACTCGACGCTGCTTGGGCACCTGCGGGGTGCGGGCCTGGTGCTCACCGACCGGGCCGCGCCACTGCGACGTCGGCTGGCCAGGCAGTTCATGGGACTTGCCGGGCGGCTGCCGCGGGTGCCGGATCCGGTCTGA
- a CDS encoding aminopeptidase P N-terminal domain-containing protein: MASTQTLLNERARRRRHLLRAVGTGGIAILPAAAEQVRSRDTHHSYRQNSDFFYFTGFEEPHAVAVFIPGRKQGEYLIFCRDRDPQREQWDGKRVGVMLAPQVLECDDAFPIDDIDEILPGLIEGCDQVYHTFGLDSEFDAQLMSWINQVHAKTRGWQNTPTEFVALDPLMHEMRTGKSRTEIAQMRRAGQLSAGAHVRAMQCCEPGMMEYALEAELGYHYRRAGGTHAFEPIVAGGENACTLHYVSNHQPLEDGDLVLIDSGAELDGYAGDISRTFPVNGRFTDPQREVYEVVLSAYRAAMDAVQPGNAFCDPHDAAVTELTRGLVKLGILKGRANSLIRAGEHTRYFPHRTSHWLGLDVHDVGEYKTDKAWRELDVGNVLTIEPGLYIPSGPGVPKAYRGIGIRVEDDVAVARDGADVISAGAPLTVEDIERTMATSVGE, from the coding sequence GCGCAGCCGTGACACGCACCACAGCTACCGACAGAACAGCGACTTTTTCTACTTCACCGGTTTCGAGGAGCCGCACGCGGTGGCGGTGTTCATTCCCGGCCGCAAACAGGGTGAGTACCTGATCTTCTGCCGCGACCGCGACCCGCAGCGCGAGCAATGGGATGGCAAGCGCGTCGGCGTGATGCTCGCGCCGCAGGTGCTCGAGTGCGACGACGCTTTTCCGATCGACGATATCGACGAGATCCTCCCGGGCCTGATCGAGGGCTGCGATCAGGTCTACCACACCTTCGGGCTGGACAGTGAGTTCGACGCGCAACTGATGAGCTGGATCAACCAGGTCCACGCCAAGACCCGGGGTTGGCAAAACACGCCAACGGAGTTCGTCGCACTCGACCCACTCATGCACGAGATGCGCACAGGCAAATCGCGCACCGAGATTGCCCAGATGCGTCGGGCAGGGCAGCTGTCGGCGGGCGCGCACGTGCGTGCGATGCAGTGTTGCGAACCCGGCATGATGGAGTACGCGCTCGAGGCCGAACTCGGCTACCACTACCGCCGTGCGGGTGGGACCCACGCCTTCGAGCCAATCGTGGCCGGTGGTGAGAACGCCTGCACCCTCCACTATGTCAGCAACCACCAGCCGCTGGAAGACGGCGACCTGGTGTTGATCGATTCCGGGGCGGAGCTGGACGGATACGCCGGCGACATCAGCCGCACCTTTCCCGTCAACGGCCGCTTCACCGACCCGCAACGCGAGGTGTACGAAGTGGTGCTCTCGGCCTACCGTGCCGCCATGGACGCGGTGCAGCCGGGCAACGCCTTCTGTGACCCACACGATGCCGCCGTCACGGAGCTGACCCGCGGCCTCGTCAAGCTCGGTATCCTCAAGGGCCGCGCGAACAGCCTCATCCGGGCCGGCGAACACACACGGTACTTCCCGCACCGCACGAGCCACTGGCTGGGCCTCGATGTGCACGACGTGGGCGAGTACAAGACGGACAAGGCCTGGCGCGAGCTCGATGTGGGCAACGTGCTCACGATTGAACCGGGCCTGTACATTCCCTCCGGCCCGGGTGTGCCGAAGGCGTACCGCGGAATCGGCATTCGCGTGGAAGACGATGTTGCGGTGGCGCGCGACGGCGCGGATGTCATCTCGGCAGGGGCGCCGCTCACGGTCGAGGACATCGAGCGCACCATGGCGACGTCCGTTGGCGAGTGA